GCTTATGCAAAATCTATTAAACTATTGGGTGAAGCTGGTGCTGGCCAGCTTACCAAGATGGCCAACCAGATTTGTATTGCAGGTACGGTACAAGGCCTCGCAGAGGCACTTCATTTCTCCATGGAAGCCGGTCTTGATGCCAAGGGGGTAGTGGAAGTTATCAGCAAAGGTGCTGCGCAGAGTTGGCAGATGGATAACCGCGCCAACACGATGATTGACGGCGAATTTGATTTTGGCTTTGCAGTTGATTGGATGCGTAAAGACCTTTCTATTGTACTGGATGAAGCGCGCCGCTCAGGGCTTTCATTGCCGTTAACGGCGCTTGTTGACCAGTTTTATGCAGATGTCCAAAAGATGGGTGGGAATAGAAACGATACATCCAGTCTTATCCGCCGTTTCCGCGATTAGGTAAAACGTGATTTGAAACTCGTCATACCCCCAGCTAAATACACTTAGCATTTGCTGGGGGTTTTTATGTTTTGGCAATTCGTATTTGAAAAGAAGACAGTGAAGCGCGCTTTGAAAGTAGCGCTTGTTGTCGGTACCATTCTCGTAACCATTAATCAGTGGCAAGCCCTTACGGGTGATGTTCCGCTTGATATTATCAAGGTTATCTTAACCTATATCGTGCCTTATTGTGTCTCCAGCTATTCAACTGCAACTGCTCTGCAGGAACAGCAAAACTCATCCGAGGAATAAAGAATAGTGGCACGAGGGGGCCGAGTTATGACAGAGACAAATCAAAACCTGAAAAATGCAGCAGAAACCGTGGGGGTTATCAAGGCTAATGCAGAGGCTGTAAATGCGGCATCTAAAGCCCGAGTTACGTTTATTGAAGAATTGGTATCCCAATCAGAGCGCATAACTGCAAGTGTTGCAGGTATTGAAGGTAATGCTAGAGAAAATTATGACGTTCTTGAGGGCACATCCAGTGAAGTTCGTAATATCGTCAATGATGTGCAGTTGGTTATAAATGCTCTTAAATCCAGTTTAGATAATGCCCAACGAATGGCATCGGCTCTCCAAGCCTTTGAGCAGCGGTTTGAGCGGGTAGGGTTAATTTCCGATGAAATTACAGCCATTGCCAAGCAAACGAATATGCTAGCTCTAAACGCGATGATTGAAGCAAAACGGGCAGGTGAAATGGGGTTGGGCTTCGCGGTCGTTGCCCAAGAGGTTAGGGACCTCGCCAGCAGTACAAGCCAATCTGCCAATGAAATTAGCGAGCTATCAAATGAGCTTACAGGTGGCATTGACGCGATGGTAGCAGATTGCAGCAGTTTGCAAACCAGTATGTCTGATAGCGTTGCGACGGGAGATAATAACCTCTCACAAATTGCTATGATTGGTGAATGTATTGATCGTGCAGTAAGCCAGTCTTCCCAAACCGCAGAAGAAGCATCCAGCCAGAGTAATGAATTTGCTTCACTGATAGGGCATCTAAGTCAGCTTAAAGCAGATACTGAGGCTGCAATCGCGGGGTCTTCAAAAAACATAGAACTGGCAACCAATGTTTTGAACTTAATACAGCAGGGTAAAGCCTCTTAACCGTTTAACGAGTGCTTTGATCCAGTTTTTAGCGCTTTTATGGGTTTTGCTGTTCACGTACTTATTAGTATATTTGTTACCTGTATAGATAGCAATGTGAAGAGACGTTTTGTCTTTCGTTGACTATATTAAGTTTATGGAAGCAAAATATATAAAGTTGATTGTTCCTACCCTGTTGATTGCGGGCTGGGTACAATATTCACCAGCTGTTGTCGCACAAGATACTATTGGCACAGCAAATGAAGCGCAGACCATTGCAGTGGCAATGGGCGGGTTTGATCCAACCAGCTATTTCAGTGGTGATTTACCTGTAGCGGGCCAACAAAATATTTATCACATTCATCAGGGGCAATATTATTATTTTGCCTCTATTGAAAATAGAGATGCCTTTGTTGCTAATCCTGTAAAATATTCACCACAATATGCAGGACATTGTGCACACTCTTTTTCACAAACTATCGAAAGGCTTGGTGATCCCAGCGTTTTTAATGTGGATAAGGATGGTAAGCTCTTTTTGTTTGCCGATAAGGGGGCAAAGGAAGCTTGGCTGAAGAATGTAACTGAATATAAAGAGTTGGCTGATAAAAGGTGGCAAATCCGCCAGGAAAACATCACCAAGTACAAAGTGACATTCTAAAAGTGAGATTGCTTGGCTTTGGTAATGCCTTGTAAGTTAAGTATATAGCCGATTATAGGCTAATTCGTTTGACTTTTCGCTTAATCAGTTATATGCACGCCCAGTTAATGAATGGGGAAGCCAATTGGTGGCACGCCCCGCGCAGGCAATATAGTGCACTCGTTTTCGGACCGCACACCGCCTGTGGCGCTTAAAAAGAGGAGCGATTCGCATGTCCAAGCGTATTCAAGCGAAATACAAAATCGACCGCCGTATGGGCGAAAACATCTGGGGCCGCGCTAAGTCTCCAGTGAACACTCGTGAATATGGCCCAGGTCAACACGGTCAGCGCCGTAAAGGTAAGCTTTCTGACTTCGGTATTCAGCTACGTGCTAAACAGAAGCTAAAAGGCTATTACGGTAACATTCAGGAAAAGCAGTTCCGTCGTTACTACGATGAAGCTGTACGTCGTAAAGGTGATACAGGTGAAAACCTAGTTGGTATTCTAGAATGCCGCCTAGACGCTCTTGTATACCGCGCGAAGTTTGTTCCTACAGTGTTTGCTGCTCGTCAATTCGTAAACCACGGCCACGTTCTTGTTAACGGTCAGCGTTGTAACATCCCATCACGTATGGTTAAGCCTGGTGATGTTGTTGAGATCCGCGAAAAATCTCGCCAGATCCCAATGGTTATTGAAGCTGCTGGTAGCCCAGAGCGTGAAATTCCTGAGTATGTAACAGTTGAAGGTGCTAAAGCTACTTTCGTACGTGTTCCTACTCTTGATGAAGTTCCATACCCAGTAATCATGGAACCGAACCTAGTGGTGGAATTCTACTCTCGTTAATTTTAACGAGACAAGGACAGTTTCCAGAAAGGCCGTGGGCATTTTGCCTGCGGCCTTTTTTTATGGAATCTACTTCTATGCAAAATATGAATAATAAAAATTGATCAATGACGTTTTACTCTTATGGTTAAGCCAGGCTTAACCTTCACTCAAGAGTTGCTTTTTAAATATTCTACGCTGTGATTAGCCCGAAAAAATATCAAATAACATAAGTTTATGGTTAATGAATTATTAAAAATCTAATGATTTCAATGATTTAACCTATTATTAAAATTTTATCTATTATCCTCGGTGTAGGAGCGGTGCACAAAAGTGCAGGCCAAATTACATTTAGGGTATTTGTGAGAGGTTACCCTGTTGGGGCAGTAGATTTGGACGAGCCTAAAAGTGAATGAAGCGTGTAGGGCGCTTTTGCGAAGGGTGAATCTATGTTAAATCTAAAGCAGCTGAACATTTCTGTTCGGCTACCGTTAGTCATCTCAATTATTGTGATCATCACAAGTGGTGTAGTTTCCTTCTCTGCTTTCTTAAGCGCAGGGAACGAAGTAGAGGCACAGGTGCAGGACCGACTGGAAGCGGTACTTGTTTCAAGAAAATCAGAACTTGGTACATACCTGGCTTCTATTCAGGAAGATCTTAAGCTTGTTGCAGAGAACAGTAACACACTTAATGCGCTCAAAGCTTTCTCTGATGGTTGGGCGCAGCTTGATGGTGCAGCAGAAGAAGAACTCCAGCGCTTATATATTCAGGATAACAAGCATCCGACTGGTGAAAAAGACAAATTGTATGATGCGCTTGATGGGTCAGCATATAGCGAAGCGCATGCAAAACATCACCCCTGGTTCCATGCTCTACAGCAGAGCAGGGGATATTATGATGTTTTCCTGATTAACCCAGAGGGCGATCTCGTTTATTCGGTTTTCAAGGAACTGGACTATGCAACAAATCTGGTATCCGGAAAATGGCGGGCATCCGATTTAGGCAACGTTTTTAGAGATGCGGCAAATATGAGCCGGGCACAGGATGTTTTTTATGATTTCCGCCCATATGCTCCAAGCCACGGTGCTGCGGCAAGTTTTATTGCGCGTCCTATCTTTGATGATGGTGGCGTACTGGCTGGTGTACTGGTTTTCCAAATGCCGATTGAGCGTATCGATGGGATCATGCAGAAAAGCGAAGGTATGGGAGAAAGCGGTGAGACCTATATCGTCGGTACCGACAATCTTATGCGTTCGAATTCTCGGTTTTCTGAAGAATCTACAATTCTTGACCCGGAAAAACGTGTTGTTGGGGCAACGGTTTCAGGTGCTTTAGCTGGAAGAGCTGGTCTTGAAGTTGTTGAGGATTATCGAGGCATTGATGTTGTCTCAGCCTATGCCCCGATTGAATTCCTGGGAACCAAGTGGGCGTTGCTCGCTGAAATTGATGTAGCAGAAATGCGGCAACCGGTGAATAGTCTTGCCTGGATGATGTTAGGGCTTGCCGTTTTCATTTCTGTTTTGATGGCGGTGGTAAGCACCTATTTTGCCAGAGGTATCACAAAACCCATCAATGAAATGGTTGGCGCAATGGGTAGCTTGGCTGACGGGGACAATACGATTGAAGTCCCTCATCAGGAGCTGACTGATGAAATAGGCCATATGGCTAAAGCTGTTAACGTGTTCAAGCAGAACTCTATAGAACGCCGTCGTCTTGAAGCTGAAAGCAAGGCTGCTGAAGAGGCAAGAGTTCAAGAGGAACATGAGCGGCAGGAGCGAGAAGCTAAAAGACGTGAAGAAGAACTCGAGCGCCAGCGCGAGGAAGCTGAAGAACGTGAAAAACGCATCATTGAGATGACAGAGTTGATCTCTAACTTCGATGTAACAACGGAAGAGCTTCTTAAAACGGCGTCATCGGCTGCAACTCAGCTTGAAAGTACGGCTCAGTCCATGAGTGGTACAGCAGGGCAAACCAATGAACAGTCTGCCACAGTGGCATCAGCAGCTGAAGAAGCCACGGTGAATGTACAGACTGTGGCCAGCGCTACCGAGGAATTAAGCGTTTCTATCGCTGAAATCGGTGAGCAAATCAAACGCTCGAATGAAGCGAATAGTGCGGCTGCGGGTAAGGCAGATGAAGCTGGTGCTGTGATGCAGCAGTTAAGTGATGCATCCCAGTCGATTACTGACGTAGTGAAGCTTATCAACGACATTGCAGAGCAAACAAACCTGTTGGCGCTGAATGCCACCATCGAGGCTGCCCGAGCGGGGGATGCTGGTAAAGGATTTGCTGTTGTGGCAAGCGAAGTGAAATCGCTTGCGGGTCAAACAGCACAGGCAACTGAGCAAATTGAAGAGCAAATTCAATCTGTTCAGGAAAAAACGACCATCGCAGCTGGATCAATGAGCCAAATCCAGGATGCTGTAACCATGACAAGTGAGCTCGCCTCGGCTGTCTCCTCCTCTGTTGAAGAGCAAGGGATTGCTACCGAGGAAATCGCCCGCAACGTACAGGAGGCTGCAGCGGGCACCAATGAAGTGAACATAAACATTTCACAAGTTGCGCAGGGAGCTGCTGACACCCAGGCGGCGTCTTCTGAGGTGCTGAGTGCATCACAGGAAGTCGCACGAGTGTCGACACATTTACAAACATCTGTAGAGCAGTTCCTGAAAGACGTAAGGCGTGTAATGGAACAGTAATTTCCCTAGTTAAAACAGGAATATACTTATGAAACTTCATCAGAAT
This DNA window, taken from Kordiimonas sp. SCSIO 12603, encodes the following:
- a CDS encoding methyl-accepting chemotaxis protein → MLNLKQLNISVRLPLVISIIVIITSGVVSFSAFLSAGNEVEAQVQDRLEAVLVSRKSELGTYLASIQEDLKLVAENSNTLNALKAFSDGWAQLDGAAEEELQRLYIQDNKHPTGEKDKLYDALDGSAYSEAHAKHHPWFHALQQSRGYYDVFLINPEGDLVYSVFKELDYATNLVSGKWRASDLGNVFRDAANMSRAQDVFYDFRPYAPSHGAAASFIARPIFDDGGVLAGVLVFQMPIERIDGIMQKSEGMGESGETYIVGTDNLMRSNSRFSEESTILDPEKRVVGATVSGALAGRAGLEVVEDYRGIDVVSAYAPIEFLGTKWALLAEIDVAEMRQPVNSLAWMMLGLAVFISVLMAVVSTYFARGITKPINEMVGAMGSLADGDNTIEVPHQELTDEIGHMAKAVNVFKQNSIERRRLEAESKAAEEARVQEEHERQEREAKRREEELERQREEAEEREKRIIEMTELISNFDVTTEELLKTASSAATQLESTAQSMSGTAGQTNEQSATVASAAEEATVNVQTVASATEELSVSIAEIGEQIKRSNEANSAAAGKADEAGAVMQQLSDASQSITDVVKLINDIAEQTNLLALNATIEAARAGDAGKGFAVVASEVKSLAGQTAQATEQIEEQIQSVQEKTTIAAGSMSQIQDAVTMTSELASAVSSSVEEQGIATEEIARNVQEAAAGTNEVNINISQVAQGAADTQAASSEVLSASQEVARVSTHLQTSVEQFLKDVRRVMEQ
- a CDS encoding methyl-accepting chemotaxis protein, which produces MTETNQNLKNAAETVGVIKANAEAVNAASKARVTFIEELVSQSERITASVAGIEGNARENYDVLEGTSSEVRNIVNDVQLVINALKSSLDNAQRMASALQAFEQRFERVGLISDEITAIAKQTNMLALNAMIEAKRAGEMGLGFAVVAQEVRDLASSTSQSANEISELSNELTGGIDAMVADCSSLQTSMSDSVATGDNNLSQIAMIGECIDRAVSQSSQTAEEASSQSNEFASLIGHLSQLKADTEAAIAGSSKNIELATNVLNLIQQGKAS
- the rpsD gene encoding 30S ribosomal protein S4 translates to MSKRIQAKYKIDRRMGENIWGRAKSPVNTREYGPGQHGQRRKGKLSDFGIQLRAKQKLKGYYGNIQEKQFRRYYDEAVRRKGDTGENLVGILECRLDALVYRAKFVPTVFAARQFVNHGHVLVNGQRCNIPSRMVKPGDVVEIREKSRQIPMVIEAAGSPEREIPEYVTVEGAKATFVRVPTLDEVPYPVIMEPNLVVEFYSR
- the nrtS gene encoding nitrate/nitrite transporter NrtS, with the translated sequence MFWQFVFEKKTVKRALKVALVVGTILVTINQWQALTGDVPLDIIKVILTYIVPYCVSSYSTATALQEQQNSSEE
- a CDS encoding YHS domain-containing (seleno)protein, with protein sequence MEAKYIKLIVPTLLIAGWVQYSPAVVAQDTIGTANEAQTIAVAMGGFDPTSYFSGDLPVAGQQNIYHIHQGQYYYFASIENRDAFVANPVKYSPQYAGHCAHSFSQTIERLGDPSVFNVDKDGKLFLFADKGAKEAWLKNVTEYKELADKRWQIRQENITKYKVTF